AGAAATAGGGACACGAATGGAGCACGATAGGGCTACAGCTTTTTAAACACAAACAGTAGTGACAACAGAGGTTTTGGAAGGTACGACTCTTCAACTAAACACGAAAGGCATCCATGACTCCCGGTATTGGCGCGTTTGAGACCAGAGAACGGCGACAGTCCAGAGAGTGGTACCCTCGATATAGGCAACGTTTTTCCATTAGTTGTACCGGTCAGTGTCAGCAGGACGGCATAAGGGTCGCATCTGAGAAAGCGTTAACTGTCAATCGCGTCGCTTGTGTCGTCCCCGATCAGCTACTGCCTCGACGTATCATGACCGGCCAACTGAGGGGAGCAACGAAAAAGCGCTTCACCTGGCAAAGCAGAATTCGTCATTCTTCATAAGTGCACCACCACATTAAAAAAACACCGCAATATACCGTACAGGTTACCCAGTTCGTCCCTCGCTACCCCACTCTGAAAACTGGCAAGGCGGCAGCCTCATCCTACCGTCAGAACGAGTTGTCGCTCGCTACTGTCGGGTTCAGACTGATTCATTGTTTGATTCGGTTCATCGAGATGTACACAACTTCTCACTGAAGCGTCAGCATTGTTTACACTGTTGACAACGGAGGACCAACGCTCTGCTCGTTACCGGGAAGCTGGCTCTGTCTGGCAAGCACCTCGTCGCGATTGCGAGGCCAGCAACTCAACAGCCCCAAACGTGCTTGTTTCTACAACTGCCTTTGCTGGCTATGTGGAATTATCCGTCCACGCTTCGCTACTACTCCGATTGCTCAGTGTGCGTGACATTGTGCTATCGTGGCGGCCGGCTCTGATCATGCACGCATTGCCGCCGACACTGCTCGTagtcgaaaaacgaaactcgGGGTTAAATTTGGCAACAGGTACACGCCATAGCGAACATGGATGATCAATCATTTCTCACCCATTTACAATTAAGCTTACGTCGACTGTTCCGATAGACGATTGTAAGATCTAAATATATTCAATTATACTGTTTGTTTTCTGCGGCTCTACCATCGTACGATGCATTCAACGAATCATCAAGCCCCCTGGTCTCAGACCAGGACCCTTGTCTCGAGCCCCTCTAAAATGCCTGTTTCTGCCGTAGAGGGAACTCTTCCCTCGaacctcttttctgtctcgcggcaGCAGCTTGCTTCGTCGCCGGGTTCCGGCTATCAATACCGTGATTTACTACGCCCTGCAAAAAGGCTTCCGCTACCCCTCTCTCCGCTAGAGCAAACGGCTATGGTGCTCTCAAGTGGATGGCGTGCTCTGATACGCTGTTGTCAGCCGGTGCTCGCGACCCCTAACGTGAGTGCCTCTGACAAGCAAGAGCTTGCTCCCTCCTTCGTCGGCCgcgtcgacgaagaggaactaAACTTGGAGTCAGAGACCAAAGTAAACTACCGCGTCCATGCTACACTGCAAGGAGACATCTGCTGGACACCGAGTACGGCGAGCGAGGAGTTCGACCCGGAGTCCCACTCTTGCGCTGACGATGCAGTCATTGTTTCGTCATTTGGGAGCCGAGTCGACGCCGCGGAACTGGATCTGGACCGAGACGCTGACATCGTCTATGATTCTGCGTACGAagcagacaacgaagaagacgcgtggTCAGAAACAGggtcggaagaagacgcggacgAATCTCCTAGAAGTAGCGAGGTCTTGACTCAAGCTGACGAAGATGGCCAGAGTTTCGAAGGAGACCTTGCTACTACGAACTTCGTCGcgtcgacgcagacaggcgaagacttctctggagacgaaTGGGAAATTCCTGAGGAGATTTCACCAGCAGAGGGGATGACGACGAGGACACCAACACCTCCAGGAGGATCACCGGGAGATTGCTGCGGAGATGGAAATGAGGAAAAAATCTTCGGTCGATTCGCAGCCCTCCACGAGAAGGAGCAACCCGTGTGTCAATCTCTGAGTCAACTGCCCAGAGACATGCAGGCGCCTCCTTTGGAGCAGTCGGTTCAAGCGTCGAAGTTGTCGCAGCGGTCCTCCAGCCGACCTTCAGCCAAGCTACCACCGGAAATGTTGCCCTTCATCGCCCCTCATCCGCAATGGTGCCGTCGCTTCGCCTATGACTTCAAAACGCCAGCGAAGAGTCTGTCCATGGTGCCGCAACCCGAGCTGTCATTCTACGACGCGGTGGTTGTGGAGCGGCACCGGGTTGCTCCTGACGGAAATTGTCAATTCCGTTCCGTCAGCTACGCGTTGCTAGGCACAGAGGATGCCCATGCGGAAATCCGGCAAGAGGTGGCGCACTATCTGAGGGGCAACTTTAGTCGGCTTAGCTGGCTGATAAACCCGGACACactggaggaagacgaggggaGAATGGCTCGACTCGACAAGAAATACAGAGTCAGAATTCCGTACAAAACCTACAAAGGTTATCCCTtggcagaagacgagctcAAACTTAATTG
The sequence above is a segment of the Toxoplasma gondii ME49 unplaced genomic scaffold asmbl.1426, whole genome shotgun sequence genome. Coding sequences within it:
- a CDS encoding OTU family cysteine protease (encoded by transcript TGME49_323800) yields the protein MVLSSGWRALIRCCQPVLATPNVSASDKQELAPSFVGRVDEEELNLESETKVNYRVHATLQGDICWTPSTASEEFDPESHSCADDAVIVSSFGSRVDAAELDLDRDADIVYDSAYEADNEEDAWSETGSEEDADESPRSSEVLTQADEDGQSFEGDLATTNFVASTQTGEDFSGDEWEIPEEISPAEGMTTRTPTPPGGSPGDCCGDGNEEKIFGRFAALHEKEQPVCQSLSQLPRDMQAPPLEQSVQASKLSQRSSSRPSAKLPPEMLPFIAPHPQWCRRFAYDFKTPAKSLSMVPQPELSFYDAVVVERHRVAPDGNCQFRSVSYALLGTEDAHAEIRQEVAHYLRGNFSRLSWLINPDTLEEDEGRMARLDKKYRVRIPYKTYKGYPLAEDELKLNWVIRLGDARYRIWGDECTLAVMAEMYNIRIVVEQQEGDGRRATKMGSHAVQVIIPYDVVPEACIPTIFLIYDLQRQHYDVVEKVKPR